A region of Kribbella sp. NBC_01245 DNA encodes the following proteins:
- a CDS encoding Gfo/Idh/MocA family protein, with protein sequence MEPLRIGILGAARISAAAIVAPAKLTGARLVGVAARDRDRAEAFAAEHGVERVHATYDELLADPEIEVIYNPLANSLHGPWNLKAIAAGKHVLTEKPSASNAVEAAAVRDAAREKGVVLMEGFHYLFHPVTQRLHQLLEKGELGELRHVETTMVMPAPADDDPRWSLELAGGALMDVGCYALHAQRMLAPWGGGLPSVASAKAAERRRRPGLDEWLTAVLKFPNGASGTVRCSMAADEVEFSCRVVGTRGEAFAPNFVLPHLDDLVTIKTREDTWVEQLGRKSSYTYQLEAFTDHLRDGAALPINADDAVATMELIDETYRAAGLTPRPTATI encoded by the coding sequence ATGGAGCCACTTCGCATCGGCATTCTCGGCGCGGCCCGGATCTCGGCCGCCGCGATCGTCGCACCCGCCAAGCTGACCGGCGCCCGCCTGGTCGGAGTGGCGGCGCGCGACCGGGACCGGGCGGAGGCGTTCGCGGCCGAACACGGCGTCGAACGCGTGCATGCGACGTACGACGAACTGCTGGCCGATCCCGAGATCGAGGTCATCTACAACCCGTTGGCCAACAGCCTGCACGGCCCGTGGAACCTCAAGGCCATTGCCGCGGGCAAGCACGTGCTGACCGAGAAACCGTCCGCCAGTAATGCGGTCGAGGCCGCGGCGGTCCGGGACGCAGCGCGGGAGAAGGGCGTCGTGCTGATGGAGGGGTTCCACTACCTCTTCCACCCGGTGACGCAGCGGCTGCACCAGTTGCTGGAGAAAGGCGAGCTCGGCGAACTGCGCCATGTCGAGACGACGATGGTGATGCCCGCACCGGCCGATGACGACCCGCGATGGTCGCTCGAGCTGGCGGGTGGGGCGTTGATGGACGTCGGGTGTTACGCCTTGCATGCGCAGAGGATGTTGGCGCCGTGGGGCGGCGGGTTGCCGTCGGTGGCCAGCGCGAAGGCGGCCGAGCGGAGGCGTCGGCCGGGCTTGGACGAGTGGCTGACGGCCGTGCTCAAGTTCCCGAACGGGGCCAGCGGGACCGTGCGGTGCAGTATGGCGGCGGACGAGGTGGAGTTCAGCTGCCGCGTCGTCGGGACGCGTGGCGAGGCCTTCGCGCCGAACTTCGTGCTGCCGCACCTCGATGACCTGGTCACGATCAAGACGCGCGAGGACACCTGGGTCGAGCAGCTCGGGCGCAAGTCGTCGTACACGTATCAGCTGGAAGCGTTCACCGACCACCTCCGCGATGGCGCGGCCCTGCCGATCAACGCCGACGACGCCGTCGCGACGATGGAGCTGATCGACGAGACGTACCGTGCGGCCGGCCTCACGCCGAGGCCGACCGCAACCATCTAG
- a CDS encoding CoA-acylating methylmalonate-semialdehyde dehydrogenase, with protein sequence MSTSRITHLVGGASWTGVAERTSPVYNPATGAVTGELDLASAATVDEVVKVAHEASKAWGATSLTKRAQVLFGFRELLNQRKEEIAALITAEHGKVLSDALGEVTRGLEVVEFACGIPHLLKGGYSENVSTKVDVYSIRQPLGVSAVISPFNFPAMVPLWFVPIAVACGNSVVIKPSEKDPSAVNAVAALWKEAGLPDGVVNVLHGDKEAVDRLLEHPDVKSVSFVGSTPIARYVYEKGTAHGKRVQALGGAKNHMVVLPDADLDLAADAAVNAGFGSAGERCMAISALVAVEPIADELVSKIASRMATLKTGDGTRGCDMGPLVTGPHRDKVVSYVSAGSDEGAELVVDGRQDDFDGGDDGFWLGPTLFDKVTPDMSIYTDEIFGPVLSVVRVNSYDAALELVNSNPYGNGTAIFTNDGGAARRFQNEVEVGMVGINVPIPVPMAYYSFGGWKNSLFGDTHAHGTEGVHFFTKGKVVTSRWLDPTHGGLNLGFPTHD encoded by the coding sequence GTGAGCACATCCCGTATCACCCATCTCGTCGGCGGCGCTTCGTGGACCGGTGTCGCCGAGCGGACCAGCCCGGTCTACAACCCGGCCACCGGTGCGGTGACCGGTGAGCTCGATCTCGCCTCGGCGGCCACGGTCGACGAGGTGGTGAAGGTCGCCCACGAGGCGTCGAAGGCCTGGGGCGCGACGTCGCTGACGAAGCGCGCGCAGGTGCTATTCGGCTTCCGCGAGCTGCTCAACCAGCGCAAGGAGGAGATCGCCGCGCTGATCACCGCCGAGCACGGCAAGGTGCTGTCCGACGCGCTGGGGGAGGTGACGCGTGGGCTCGAGGTGGTCGAGTTCGCCTGCGGGATCCCGCATCTGCTCAAGGGCGGTTACAGCGAGAACGTCTCCACCAAGGTCGACGTGTATTCGATCCGCCAGCCGCTCGGCGTCAGCGCGGTGATCTCGCCGTTCAACTTCCCGGCGATGGTGCCGCTGTGGTTCGTGCCGATCGCGGTTGCCTGTGGCAACAGTGTGGTGATCAAGCCATCCGAGAAGGACCCGTCGGCCGTGAACGCCGTCGCCGCCCTCTGGAAGGAGGCGGGCCTGCCCGACGGCGTGGTGAACGTGCTGCACGGCGACAAGGAGGCCGTCGACCGTCTGCTCGAACACCCGGACGTCAAGTCGGTGTCGTTCGTCGGCTCGACCCCGATCGCGCGCTACGTCTACGAAAAGGGCACGGCGCATGGCAAGCGCGTCCAGGCCCTCGGCGGCGCGAAGAACCATATGGTCGTACTGCCGGATGCCGATCTGGACCTCGCCGCCGACGCCGCGGTGAACGCGGGCTTCGGTTCGGCCGGCGAACGCTGCATGGCGATCTCGGCCCTGGTCGCGGTCGAGCCGATCGCGGACGAACTGGTCTCGAAGATCGCCTCCCGGATGGCTACGTTGAAGACCGGCGACGGCACGCGCGGTTGCGATATGGGTCCTTTGGTCACCGGCCCGCACCGCGACAAGGTCGTCTCCTACGTCTCCGCCGGCTCTGACGAAGGCGCCGAATTGGTGGTCGATGGCCGTCAGGACGACTTTGACGGGGGAGACGACGGCTTCTGGCTTGGCCCGACCCTGTTCGACAAGGTCACGCCGGATATGTCGATCTACACCGACGAGATCTTCGGCCCGGTCCTGTCCGTCGTACGCGTGAACTCTTATGACGCCGCGCTGGAGCTGGTGAACTCGAACCCGTACGGGAACGGCACGGCGATCTTCACGAACGACGGTGGAGCCGCGCGCCGCTTCCAGAACGAGGTCGAGGTCGGCATGGTCGGCATCAACGTGCCGATCCCGGTGCCGATGGCCTACTACTCGTTCGGTGGCTGGAAGAACTCGCTCTTCGGTGACACGCATGCGCATGGCACCGAAGGCGTGCACTTCTTCACCAAGGGCAAGGTCGTCACCAGCCGCTGGCTAGACCCCACCCACGGCGGCCTCAACTTGGGTTTCCCCACCCACGACTAG